A stretch of Paludisphaera borealis DNA encodes these proteins:
- a CDS encoding ferritin, translated as MLISEKINAEFNRQIGHELGNANQYLAIATYFEQDGLFGLAKIYYKQSDEERDHAMKFVKFLIDAGGTAKIPAIAEPKNGFDSAVDAAQLAYDSEVKTTKQIYDLVALATEEKSYIALNFLQWFLSEQLEEVSSAETRLSVIRRAGPSVLMVEAYLAHEGV; from the coding sequence ATGCTAATCAGCGAGAAAATCAACGCCGAGTTCAACCGCCAGATCGGACACGAGCTGGGCAACGCCAACCAGTACCTCGCCATCGCGACTTACTTCGAGCAGGACGGGCTCTTCGGCCTGGCCAAGATCTACTACAAGCAGTCGGACGAAGAGCGCGACCACGCGATGAAGTTCGTGAAGTTCCTGATCGACGCCGGCGGAACGGCGAAGATCCCGGCGATCGCCGAGCCCAAGAACGGGTTCGATTCGGCCGTCGACGCGGCCCAGCTCGCTTACGATTCCGAGGTCAAGACGACGAAGCAGATCTACGACCTGGTGGCGCTGGCGACCGAGGAGAAGAGCTATATCGCGCTCAACTTCCTCCAGTGGTTCCTCTCCGAGCAGCTCGAAGAGGTTTCCAGTGCCGAGACCCGGCTGTCGGTGATCCGCCGCGCCGGCCCGAGCGTCCTGATGGTCGAGGCCTACCTCGCCCACGAAGGCGTTTAA
- a CDS encoding D-2-hydroxyacid dehydrogenase — translation MKLVVHPAVDADRLEALRSAAPEAEWINAVSSSEAQAAMPGVDGFLGKITPAMLARADRLRWVQSFTASLEHYLFPALAAHPCVLTNTRGLFGDVIADQVMGYVLCFARNLHTYVERRIERRYEPEGGESARVDFASGPGVVNAMDRATIYLPRATMGVIGMGGIGCEVARRALAFGMTVRGVDRFPDRVSPPSGVDRVDGLNGLEDLLTWSDFAVIAAPHTPETEGLFDAKILAALRPSTYLINVGRGAIVVLDALVAALRAGSLAGAALDVYEVEPLPPGHPLWSFPNVILTPHTAGYSPVVAERHRALLVDNVRRFVRNEPLLNVVDKALWF, via the coding sequence ATGAAGCTGGTCGTTCATCCGGCGGTCGACGCCGATCGCCTGGAGGCGCTGCGGTCGGCCGCCCCCGAGGCCGAGTGGATCAACGCGGTGTCGTCGTCGGAGGCGCAAGCCGCCATGCCGGGGGTCGACGGGTTCCTCGGCAAGATCACGCCGGCGATGCTCGCCCGGGCCGACCGGCTCCGCTGGGTGCAGTCGTTCACGGCGAGCCTGGAACATTATCTGTTCCCCGCCCTGGCCGCCCATCCGTGCGTGCTGACGAACACCCGGGGCCTGTTCGGCGACGTGATCGCCGACCAGGTGATGGGCTATGTGCTGTGCTTCGCCCGCAACCTGCATACATACGTCGAGCGGCGGATCGAGCGGCGGTACGAGCCCGAGGGGGGCGAGTCGGCCCGGGTCGACTTCGCGTCGGGGCCGGGCGTGGTCAACGCCATGGACCGGGCGACGATCTACCTGCCGCGCGCCACGATGGGCGTGATCGGCATGGGGGGCATCGGCTGCGAAGTCGCGCGGCGGGCGTTGGCCTTCGGCATGACCGTTCGGGGAGTCGACCGCTTCCCCGATCGGGTCTCGCCGCCGTCGGGCGTGGACCGGGTCGACGGCCTGAACGGGCTCGAAGACCTGCTGACCTGGAGCGATTTCGCGGTCATCGCCGCGCCGCACACGCCCGAGACTGAGGGGCTGTTCGACGCGAAGATTCTGGCGGCGCTTCGACCGTCGACCTATCTCATCAACGTCGGCCGGGGGGCGATCGTCGTGCTTGACGCCCTGGTTGCGGCCCTGCGCGCCGGCTCGCTCGCCGGCGCGGCGCTCGACGTCTACGAGGTCGAGCCGCTGCCCCCGGGGCACCCGCTGTGGAGCTTCCCCAACGTGATCCTCACCCCGCACACCGCCGGCTATTCCCCGGTCGTCGCCGAGCGGCACCGGGCCTTGCTCGTCGACAACGTCCGCCGGTTCGTTCGTAATGAGCCGCTTTTGAACGTGGTCGACAAGGCGCTCTGGTTTTGA
- a CDS encoding DUF1559 domain-containing protein, translated as MRKAFTLIELLVVIAIIGVLIALLTPAVQSARAAARRTHCINNLKQLGLAAASYLGAHTVYPMSAVAGAGHGVNQSCFALLLPELEQRQMYNSYNFLVENYALVNSTVVGTKLSTLLCQQNPLATDLNPSELVVKSDGTNYPAGSAFARSHYAANWGGSRTILGKDFDQAKSSYRGVMVTVRVMTLRGPTTCLRAQDVRDGMSNTILFGEKRDSQGWNVGGYAGSEFDVAPSPLSADSPSNRMIVTGSYHPGQVNFAFCDGSVKPIRDTIDRLTWYALITRDGHEIIKNDSY; from the coding sequence ATGCGGAAGGCGTTCACTCTGATCGAGCTCCTGGTCGTCATCGCCATCATTGGAGTACTGATCGCCCTCCTGACGCCCGCCGTGCAATCGGCCCGCGCGGCGGCCCGACGGACCCATTGCATCAACAATCTCAAGCAGCTCGGTCTGGCGGCGGCGAGCTATCTCGGCGCTCACACCGTCTATCCCATGAGCGCCGTGGCGGGCGCCGGGCACGGGGTGAACCAGAGCTGCTTCGCGCTTTTGCTCCCCGAACTCGAGCAGCGGCAGATGTACAACTCGTACAACTTCCTGGTGGAGAACTACGCCCTCGTCAACAGCACGGTGGTCGGGACGAAGCTCTCGACGTTGCTCTGCCAGCAGAATCCCCTGGCGACCGATCTGAATCCGTCGGAGCTGGTCGTCAAATCGGACGGGACGAACTATCCGGCCGGGTCGGCGTTCGCCCGCAGCCATTACGCGGCCAATTGGGGAGGCAGCCGGACGATTCTCGGCAAGGATTTCGACCAGGCCAAGTCGTCGTACCGCGGGGTGATGGTGACCGTCCGGGTCATGACGCTGCGGGGGCCGACCACCTGCCTGCGCGCCCAGGACGTCCGCGACGGCATGTCGAACACGATCCTGTTCGGCGAGAAGCGCGACAGCCAGGGCTGGAACGTCGGCGGCTACGCCGGCAGCGAATTCGACGTCGCACCGTCGCCCTTGTCGGCCGACTCGCCCAGCAACCGGATGATCGTCACCGGATCGTACCACCCCGGCCAGGTCAACTTCGCCTTCTGCGACGGCTCGGTCAAGCCGATCCGCGACACCATCGACCGCCTCACCTGGTACGCCCTGATCACCCGAGACGGCCACGAGATCATCAAGAACGACTCGTACTGA
- a CDS encoding M48 family metallopeptidase, giving the protein MGRAQAGVSRELQCPDCAAGLEPVDSVVDADEPSRFTCPLCRGVFRVERVRPEPSRKPGPSHLAPPLAPSPVGSLKLVWRALVLWILEKLFWSVNLVGAIVFLLLGGFVPVLGGWLRNEVESWADVVETLGGVWFRSETNDPDADLGPVLARVDAPLLFAAIDVVSRRLGVKPPGQVRLTYLPCCGVVAWRRSQALLIGLPLLRVLTQAELRAILAHELAHLACGDATRAARLARFVQGLELAVEHRADRLYGPLGAWARYCLHEASWLIEPVAWGQEARADRLAALIAGGGAAASALVKVAMVQPLFREVLEYYDPVSAETNLYAFFRIFWFRLPAEIRSAMRMRILTTNTGGRDPAHPPLPDRLALLQSYPDHVSTNGDGQPANTFLGDLEIFEQMLHNRLFAINSVEPSVFHRACS; this is encoded by the coding sequence ATGGGTCGTGCTCAGGCGGGAGTCTCGCGGGAATTGCAGTGTCCCGACTGCGCGGCGGGTCTGGAGCCGGTCGATTCGGTCGTGGATGCGGACGAGCCCTCGCGGTTCACGTGCCCGCTCTGCCGCGGCGTCTTCCGGGTCGAGCGCGTGCGGCCCGAGCCGTCCCGAAAACCCGGGCCGTCGCACCTGGCGCCGCCCCTCGCCCCCTCGCCCGTCGGCTCGCTCAAGCTTGTGTGGCGGGCGCTGGTGTTGTGGATCCTCGAAAAGCTGTTCTGGTCGGTCAACCTCGTCGGCGCGATCGTCTTTTTACTCCTCGGCGGCTTCGTGCCGGTGCTCGGCGGCTGGCTCCGCAACGAGGTCGAGAGCTGGGCCGACGTCGTCGAGACCCTCGGGGGCGTCTGGTTCCGGAGCGAGACGAACGACCCCGACGCCGACCTGGGGCCGGTGCTCGCGCGGGTGGACGCCCCCTTGCTGTTCGCGGCGATCGACGTGGTGTCGCGGCGGCTTGGGGTCAAGCCTCCCGGCCAGGTGCGGCTGACGTACTTGCCGTGCTGCGGCGTGGTCGCCTGGCGGCGGTCGCAGGCTCTCTTGATCGGTCTACCGTTACTCCGCGTTCTCACGCAGGCCGAGCTGCGCGCGATCCTCGCCCACGAGCTGGCGCACCTGGCCTGCGGAGACGCCACCCGCGCAGCGCGGCTGGCCCGGTTCGTGCAAGGCCTCGAACTGGCCGTCGAGCATCGGGCCGACCGCCTGTACGGCCCCCTCGGCGCCTGGGCGCGGTACTGTCTGCACGAGGCCTCTTGGCTGATCGAGCCCGTCGCCTGGGGACAGGAAGCGCGGGCCGACCGCCTGGCGGCCCTGATCGCCGGCGGCGGCGCGGCGGCCTCGGCCCTGGTCAAGGTCGCGATGGTTCAGCCGCTGTTTCGCGAGGTTCTCGAATACTACGACCCGGTCTCGGCCGAGACCAACCTCTACGCGTTCTTCCGCATCTTCTGGTTCCGCCTGCCCGCCGAGATTCGCTCGGCCATGCGGATGCGCATCCTCACCACCAATACCGGAGGCCGCGACCCGGCCCACCCCCCTCTGCCCGACCGCCTGGCCTTGCTCCAGTCCTACCCCGACCATGTCAGCACCAACGGCGACGGCCAGCCGGCCAACACGTTCCTCGGCGACCTCGAAATCTTCGAACAGATGCTCCACAACCGACTCTTCGCCATCAACTCGGTCGAGCCGTCGGTCTTCCACCGCGCTTGCTCCTGA
- a CDS encoding BlaI/MecI/CopY family transcriptional regulator, which translates to MAKRPPTIPDSELDVLKVLWERGQATVRESLETLRAAGRQWSYATVATLLDRLETKGLVDSDRSELAFVYRPTISSQEVRQRRVSSLVDKLYQGEPGLLVLHLLKSHPLDANQAMEVRDVLDQMSAGKPKKKNG; encoded by the coding sequence ATGGCTAAACGCCCCCCCACCATACCCGACTCCGAACTCGACGTTCTCAAAGTCCTTTGGGAACGCGGCCAGGCCACGGTTCGCGAATCCTTGGAGACCCTCCGCGCGGCGGGCCGACAGTGGTCGTACGCCACCGTGGCGACCCTGCTCGACCGCCTCGAAACCAAGGGATTGGTTGATAGCGACCGTTCCGAACTCGCCTTCGTCTATCGCCCGACGATCAGCTCTCAGGAAGTCCGCCAGCGGCGCGTCAGCAGCTTGGTCGACAAGCTCTACCAGGGTGAGCCGGGGCTGCTCGTGCTTCATCTCCTCAAGTCGCACCCGCTCGACGCCAACCAGGCGATGGAAGTCCGCGACGTTCTCGATCAGATGTCCGCCGGCAAGCCTAAGAAGAAGAACGGCTGA